The proteins below are encoded in one region of Peribacillus muralis:
- a CDS encoding flavin reductase family protein: MISLNPESLNERENYKFLTGSIIPRPIALVLTKSANGTVNIAPFSFFNIVSSNPPMISISVQRKEGTSKDTARNAIQTGEFVVHITDEENVAEANRTAKELPPEESELGLTNFTTTESDVVSVPGLLEAKVRFECILEKSIPLAGTPEKPGCDFLIGKIVRYHIKQDIYENGRIDQNGLKPVARLAGQTYTKLGELFDIVRP, encoded by the coding sequence ATGATTTCCTTAAATCCTGAGAGTTTAAATGAAAGGGAAAACTATAAGTTTTTGACAGGAAGTATCATTCCGAGACCTATAGCCCTTGTTTTGACAAAATCTGCGAATGGGACGGTCAATATAGCGCCCTTCAGTTTTTTTAATATCGTCAGTTCCAATCCGCCGATGATTTCCATTTCTGTTCAACGGAAAGAAGGAACTTCCAAGGATACAGCGAGAAATGCCATCCAAACAGGTGAATTCGTCGTTCATATAACCGATGAAGAAAATGTTGCGGAAGCTAATCGAACGGCCAAAGAGCTTCCCCCTGAAGAAAGCGAGCTTGGATTGACCAATTTCACAACCACTGAAAGTGATGTCGTATCCGTACCAGGGCTGCTTGAAGCAAAAGTCCGCTTTGAATGCATCTTGGAAAAATCCATACCATTAGCGGGTACACCTGAAAAACCTGGATGTGATTTTTTGATAGGGAAAATAGTCCGCTATCATATAAAGCAAGATATTTACGAGAATGGTCGAATTGATCAAAATGGATTGAAGCCTGTAGCCAGATTAGCAGGTCAGACATATACAAAGCTGGGCGAGTTATTTGATATCGTTCGTCCCTAG
- a CDS encoding alpha/beta hydrolase, producing the protein MKHIYQKGSNEEAPVLLLLHGTGGTETDLLPLAEMVSPGSSVLSVRGNVLENGMPRFFRRLSEGVFDEEDLILRTKELHDYLELASKEYDFDKKKVVALGYSNGANIAASLMFHYEGALKGAILHHPMVPRRGITLPALSDMPVFIAAGNNDPICPAAETNELTRMLEEAGAKVDNHWENYGHQLTRSEVEAAGTWFHRYFL; encoded by the coding sequence ATGAAGCATATCTATCAAAAAGGAAGTAATGAAGAAGCACCGGTGCTTTTGCTTTTACATGGTACAGGTGGTACGGAAACGGACCTGCTGCCATTAGCGGAAATGGTTTCACCAGGGTCATCGGTATTAAGTGTGCGTGGAAATGTGCTTGAAAATGGAATGCCCCGTTTTTTTCGACGGTTATCCGAAGGCGTTTTTGACGAAGAAGATTTAATCCTGCGTACAAAGGAACTTCATGATTACTTGGAATTGGCTTCCAAAGAGTATGATTTTGATAAAAAAAAGGTGGTGGCATTAGGCTATTCCAATGGTGCCAATATAGCAGCAAGTTTGATGTTCCATTATGAAGGGGCTTTGAAGGGTGCGATCCTTCATCACCCGATGGTCCCGAGACGGGGGATTACCTTACCGGCCCTGTCTGATATGCCAGTCTTCATCGCTGCTGGTAATAACGATCCGATTTGCCCGGCAGCAGAAACGAACGAACTCACGCGCATGTTGGAGGAAGCCGGTGCCAAGGTGGATAATCACTGGGAAAACTACGGTCATCAGCTGACGCGATCAGAGGTTGAGGCAGCAGGCACGTGGTTTCATAGATACTTTTTATAG
- a CDS encoding ring-cleaving dioxygenase: protein MIKQTAGIHHITAIVGDPQENIDFYAGILGLRMVKKTVNFDDPGTYHLYFGDESGSPGSIITFFPWPAAYKGQIGSGQVGTTTYVVPEGSMEFWEGRLDKFNIDYDKTSRFGEDYMEFQDSHGLRLELVERKEGKRSEWSFGGVPSDKAVKGFGGAVLLSAKPTKTIELLENVLGLQKVGEEGDYIRFKSTSDIGNLIDVRKTVLPTGKMGVGMVHHLAWRANDSDDHKEWREHIGSYGYGVTPFKDRQYFDAIYFREDGGLLFEVATDPPGFAHDETKETMGSKLMLPPWLEEKRELMGKTLPPAVPRVLKEDKS, encoded by the coding sequence ATGATTAAGCAAACGGCTGGAATTCATCATATTACTGCAATCGTTGGTGATCCCCAAGAGAATATTGACTTTTATGCTGGTATATTAGGATTACGGATGGTGAAAAAAACCGTCAATTTTGATGATCCAGGGACTTATCATTTATATTTTGGAGACGAGTCGGGTTCCCCAGGCTCGATCATCACATTCTTTCCTTGGCCCGCGGCATATAAAGGACAAATCGGCTCTGGTCAGGTTGGGACTACAACCTATGTCGTTCCGGAGGGTTCGATGGAATTTTGGGAAGGGCGATTGGATAAATTCAATATAGATTATGATAAAACGAGCCGGTTCGGCGAGGATTATATGGAATTTCAAGATTCACACGGTTTGCGGCTTGAACTTGTTGAGCGTAAAGAAGGTAAACGGAGCGAGTGGTCTTTTGGCGGAGTTCCCTCTGATAAGGCTGTCAAAGGATTCGGCGGTGCCGTTTTATTGTCGGCAAAGCCCACCAAAACGATTGAATTATTGGAGAACGTGTTGGGTCTGCAAAAAGTGGGAGAAGAGGGGGACTACATCCGCTTCAAATCCACTTCAGACATCGGTAATTTGATTGATGTAAGGAAAACGGTTTTGCCAACTGGTAAAATGGGAGTTGGGATGGTTCATCATCTTGCATGGCGTGCGAATGATTCTGATGATCATAAAGAATGGAGAGAGCACATCGGTAGCTATGGTTATGGGGTGACGCCATTTAAGGACAGGCAATACTTTGATGCCATTTATTTTCGGGAAGATGGGGGCTTGCTTTTTGAAGTCGCCACAGACCCTCCCGGCTTCGCCCATGATGAAACGAAAGAAACGATGGGCAGTAAATTAATGCTGCCCCCTTGGCTCGAAGAAAAAAGGGAACTCATGGGAAAAACGCTGCCACCGGCAGTGCCGCGAGTATTGAAGGAGGATAAATCATGA
- a CDS encoding ring-cleaving dioxygenase: MKLKGLHHVSALTAKAGNNFEFYTKVLGMRLIKKTVNQDDINVYHLFYGDQIGSPGTELTFFEIPHAARTHEGNNSISEISLRVSNDQALEFWKKRFIEYDVDHDEVSTRFQRRVLSFKDPEGQRLLLVSDQENRGVQGGIPWEGSPVPPEHFILGLGPIKLTVPNIERTEEVLTELLGFRKSGTYPSPVSGQNPISVYETGEGGTGAEIHIEERTDIPRERLGRGGVHHVAFRVDNEEELRNWIEKLNEFKFANSGYVDRFYFRSLYFREPNGILFELATDGPGFATDETEQHLGETLALPPFLESKRREIESKLKPLNTKATN; encoded by the coding sequence ATGAAACTAAAAGGTTTACACCATGTTTCGGCACTTACAGCAAAAGCGGGAAACAATTTTGAATTCTACACGAAAGTGTTGGGAATGAGATTAATTAAAAAAACGGTGAATCAGGATGATATAAATGTGTATCACTTATTTTATGGTGATCAGATCGGATCGCCGGGTACCGAATTGACGTTTTTTGAAATTCCCCATGCTGCACGGACGCATGAAGGAAATAATAGCATTTCAGAAATTTCTTTAAGAGTGAGTAATGATCAAGCACTCGAATTTTGGAAAAAACGCTTTATCGAATACGATGTGGATCATGATGAAGTATCCACCCGCTTTCAGAGACGGGTCTTGTCCTTTAAGGATCCGGAAGGTCAAAGGCTGCTACTTGTATCGGACCAGGAAAATAGGGGCGTTCAAGGTGGAATTCCATGGGAGGGCAGTCCTGTGCCTCCAGAGCATTTCATTCTCGGGCTCGGACCAATCAAACTCACCGTACCTAATATTGAACGGACAGAAGAAGTTTTAACTGAATTGCTCGGTTTCAGGAAATCAGGCACATATCCATCACCTGTAAGCGGACAAAATCCAATTAGCGTTTACGAGACAGGTGAGGGTGGAACAGGAGCGGAAATCCATATTGAAGAAAGGACGGATATCCCCCGTGAGCGATTAGGTAGGGGTGGGGTGCATCATGTCGCTTTTAGGGTCGATAATGAAGAAGAATTAAGAAATTGGATAGAAAAATTGAACGAATTCAAATTTGCGAATTCGGGATATGTGGACCGCTTCTATTTTCGCTCCCTTTATTTTAGAGAGCCGAATGGCATCTTGTTTGAACTGGCTACCGATGGACCAGGATTTGCAACGGATGAAACGGAGCAGCACCTAGGTGAAACACTGGCTTTACCGCCCTTTTTGGAATCAAAAAGAAGGGAAATCGAATCAAAGCTAAAACCGTTGAATACAAAGGCGACTAATTGA
- a CDS encoding nitroreductase family protein, whose translation MEVCNLTKDFYNAIEDRRSFYSLSKEKVVPQNRIKEVIDHAVQYSPSAFNSQSARLVVLTGQNHDLLWDITKETLRNAAGKKENGKTEDKMQSFKNGYGTVLFFEDQVIIEGLQAQYKTYSDNFPIWSNQASGILQFVVWTSLEIEGFGASLQHYNPLIDEEVKKTWDIPPHWKLIAQMPFGKATEGPGDKAFAPIEERVKYFQ comes from the coding sequence ATGGAGGTGTGCAATTTGACTAAGGATTTCTATAACGCAATTGAAGATCGGCGCTCTTTTTATTCTCTTAGCAAGGAGAAGGTTGTCCCTCAAAATAGGATTAAAGAAGTGATCGACCATGCCGTTCAATATTCCCCTTCCGCCTTCAATTCCCAAAGCGCCAGACTGGTGGTATTAACCGGTCAAAACCATGACCTGTTATGGGATATCACGAAAGAGACATTACGAAATGCAGCCGGTAAAAAGGAGAATGGCAAAACGGAGGATAAAATGCAATCATTTAAAAATGGCTATGGTACCGTTTTATTTTTTGAAGATCAGGTCATTATAGAAGGACTTCAAGCACAATACAAAACATATTCCGATAACTTTCCCATTTGGTCCAACCAAGCATCCGGCATTTTACAGTTTGTTGTGTGGACTTCATTGGAAATTGAAGGATTTGGTGCCAGCCTCCAGCATTATAACCCGTTAATTGACGAGGAAGTTAAAAAGACATGGGACATTCCCCCCCATTGGAAGCTCATTGCCCAGATGCCCTTCGGAAAGGCTACAGAGGGACCTGGAGATAAGGCCTTTGCCCCCATTGAGGAGCGAGTAAAGTATTTTCAATAA
- a CDS encoding alpha/beta fold hydrolase: MSKRKVPGNKARQEPKWKHFLDIPNQPMPEMGLTPKIPVWKKNKSTLWHYPSVQKKYDVPVFLIYSLINTPMILDLSPGNSLIESFVNEGFDVYLLDFGSPGFEDGEISIEDYIVDYIQNGVKRALRHSGASEITVMGFCLGGTIAAIYAAIADEPIKNLILSVTPIDFSTSQFFDQWQEAMKKGTANFDETIDIYQTIPASAVKYGIRLITSPVYFTPYLSLLNQADDEKYVQNWRRFNAWTNGHVPLSGAAAKQITKDLLIKNRLVNGGFKVRGKKAKLAKIDANVLVIASKYDRLVPQEMIYPVMDHLTCNDKTYKVLKSGHASKQYEGSLPSYLKDWLPKRSSPIQ, from the coding sequence ATGTCTAAACGGAAAGTGCCAGGAAATAAAGCAAGGCAAGAGCCTAAATGGAAGCACTTCTTGGATATTCCCAATCAGCCTATGCCTGAAATGGGACTAACACCGAAAATCCCCGTGTGGAAAAAAAATAAATCCACTTTGTGGCACTACCCTTCGGTACAAAAAAAATATGATGTGCCGGTTTTTCTCATTTATTCACTTATTAATACTCCCATGATTCTTGATCTGTCTCCGGGAAATAGCTTAATAGAGTCTTTCGTTAATGAAGGGTTCGATGTGTATTTGCTTGATTTCGGAAGTCCGGGCTTTGAGGATGGCGAAATATCGATAGAAGATTATATCGTCGATTATATTCAAAACGGGGTAAAGCGTGCTTTGCGCCATTCTGGAGCATCTGAAATTACCGTCATGGGGTTTTGTCTCGGTGGCACGATAGCAGCCATTTATGCAGCCATTGCAGATGAGCCGATCAAGAATTTAATCCTCTCCGTCACCCCTATCGATTTCAGCACCTCACAATTTTTTGATCAGTGGCAGGAAGCCATGAAAAAAGGCACAGCGAACTTCGACGAGACGATTGATATTTATCAGACGATTCCGGCCAGTGCGGTTAAATATGGAATTCGTTTAATTACCTCTCCCGTCTATTTTACACCTTATTTATCTTTATTGAATCAAGCCGATGACGAGAAATATGTACAAAATTGGCGTCGTTTCAATGCCTGGACTAATGGGCATGTGCCCTTGTCGGGAGCCGCAGCAAAACAGATAACCAAAGATCTTTTGATAAAAAATCGCTTGGTTAATGGCGGATTTAAGGTGCGGGGGAAAAAGGCGAAGTTAGCGAAGATTGATGCCAATGTATTGGTCATTGCTAGCAAGTATGATCGTTTGGTTCCACAAGAAATGATTTATCCCGTCATGGATCACTTAACATGTAATGATAAGACTTATAAAGTATTGAAAAGTGGACATGCTTCCAAGCAATATGAGGGGAGTTTACCATCTTATTTGAAGGATTGGCTGCCTAAGCGTTCTTCGCCCATCCAATAA
- a CDS encoding SDR family oxidoreductase, with translation MFDLTNKTAIVTGGGRGLGKQIAMALGEAGANVVIASRNLSACNEVCEELQALGVKAIAFECDITNESDVDLVVHETVAQFGTIDILVNNSGTSWSGPLVDLPKEKWEKVLNVNVTGTFLFSQAVARVMIQQNSGKIINIASVSGLGGTFPELLDTIAYNTSKGAVITMTKDLGVKLARYNIQVNAIAPGFFPTKITKKILEKSNYDILGKTPARRFGNETDLKGAAIFLASQASDYMVGHVLILDGGISALV, from the coding sequence ATGTTCGATTTAACGAATAAAACGGCTATTGTTACCGGAGGCGGAAGAGGTTTAGGCAAACAGATCGCCATGGCATTGGGAGAGGCTGGGGCTAATGTCGTCATTGCATCGCGCAATCTCTCGGCATGCAATGAGGTATGTGAGGAGCTGCAAGCACTGGGTGTGAAAGCAATTGCTTTTGAATGTGACATCACCAATGAGAGTGACGTTGATCTTGTTGTACACGAAACGGTTGCTCAATTCGGCACTATCGATATTTTGGTCAATAATAGCGGGACTTCCTGGTCTGGCCCGTTGGTGGATCTTCCAAAGGAAAAATGGGAGAAAGTGTTGAATGTCAATGTTACAGGGACATTCTTGTTTTCACAGGCCGTTGCAAGGGTCATGATACAGCAAAATTCCGGGAAAATCATCAATATTGCATCCGTTTCAGGTCTTGGCGGCACTTTTCCGGAACTGTTGGATACCATTGCTTATAATACGAGTAAAGGTGCTGTCATAACGATGACCAAGGACTTGGGAGTAAAGCTCGCTAGATATAATATCCAAGTCAATGCGATAGCACCAGGCTTTTTTCCAACCAAAATCACAAAGAAAATTCTTGAAAAATCCAATTATGACATCCTAGGTAAAACACCTGCCCGCAGATTTGGGAATGAAACTGATTTGAAGGGTGCAGCCATTTTTTTGGCTTCACAGGCTTCCGATTATATGGTTGGACATGTGTTGATCTTGGATGGGGGAATATCGGCATTAGTGTAA
- a CDS encoding OsmC family protein yields the protein MTMHHFHLTASWPGGRNDIGTIQSGNLQTEISIPTDMEGPGIGTNPDEMLLGAASTCYIITLAAMLERSSIKKASLTMQSEALVDVTKGVFTYKKIIHRPTLVLAPDTSEQVAEKARKLVEKAESSCMISRAIKGNVAVELDATISITQQS from the coding sequence ATGACGATGCATCATTTTCATTTAACGGCCTCATGGCCTGGCGGCAGGAACGATATTGGCACAATCCAATCGGGTAATCTTCAGACCGAGATAAGCATCCCTACAGATATGGAAGGACCCGGAATAGGTACTAATCCCGATGAAATGCTGCTTGGAGCTGCCTCGACCTGCTATATCATCACCTTGGCAGCGATGCTGGAAAGAAGCTCCATCAAAAAGGCAAGCTTGACCATGCAATCCGAGGCTTTGGTAGATGTTACGAAGGGTGTATTCACCTATAAAAAAATCATTCATCGCCCGACACTGGTATTGGCACCCGACACCTCCGAGCAAGTGGCCGAAAAAGCGAGGAAGCTTGTTGAAAAAGCTGAATCTTCCTGTATGATATCCAGGGCGATCAAAGGTAATGTAGCTGTGGAATTGGATGCAACCATTTCCATCACACAGCAATCCTGA
- a CDS encoding YkuS family protein, translating into MSKIGVEDSLTNIQEALREKGFDVVEIKQEADAKNLDCCVVTGLESNVMGISDTSLKASIIEANGLTADQVCREVENKLNAIQ; encoded by the coding sequence ATGTCAAAAATCGGTGTGGAAGATTCATTAACGAACATTCAGGAAGCACTTCGTGAAAAAGGATTTGATGTAGTTGAGATTAAACAAGAAGCTGACGCAAAAAACCTGGATTGTTGTGTAGTAACAGGATTGGAAAGTAATGTGATGGGAATAAGCGATACTTCATTGAAAGCGTCCATCATTGAAGCGAATGGTTTAACGGCTGACCAAGTGTGCCGTGAGGTCGAAAACAAACTGAACGCTATTCAATAG
- a CDS encoding YuzL family protein, which yields MNGKNKKDATQTRLGSSQIEGQGTTTKETGSFTQPSSLKKQKRT from the coding sequence ATGAATGGAAAAAACAAAAAAGATGCCACACAAACTCGTTTAGGCTCTTCTCAAATAGAGGGACAAGGAACCACTACGAAAGAAACCGGGTCCTTCACTCAGCCATCTTCCCTTAAAAAGCAAAAGCGTACTTGA
- a CDS encoding magnesium transporter CorA family protein: MIEIYKTNENRLLNNMEEMTKGSWVNIVAPTETEIEHICNTLKLPINFMKDPLDDEERPRIEKEDDNVLIIVDFPYLTRDEANLPIFETIPIGMIFTKDCFITVSLKESPILANFKNNKIKGFFTNKKTRFALQLLFEISSYYLRYLKQINKMTNEAERELHQSMKNKELYTFLALEKSLVYFTTSLKSNRVVLDKILRFNYLKMYEEDKELLEDVIIENAQAIEMAEVYLSILSGMMDAFASIISNNVNNAMKFLTSVTIILTLPTMVASFYGMNVKLPFEHNSYAFIFTLLVAITLAGTTAFIFWKKKYF; encoded by the coding sequence ATGATTGAAATCTACAAAACGAATGAAAATCGTCTCTTGAACAATATGGAGGAGATGACAAAAGGTTCATGGGTGAATATTGTCGCACCCACAGAAACCGAGATTGAACATATTTGCAACACCTTGAAGCTACCCATCAATTTCATGAAAGATCCTCTGGATGATGAGGAAAGGCCAAGGATTGAAAAAGAAGATGACAATGTGTTGATCATTGTCGATTTCCCATATTTGACACGGGACGAAGCCAACTTGCCCATTTTTGAAACAATCCCGATTGGGATGATTTTTACCAAAGATTGTTTTATTACCGTATCTTTGAAGGAATCACCCATATTGGCGAATTTTAAAAATAATAAAATTAAAGGTTTTTTCACGAACAAAAAGACAAGGTTTGCCTTGCAATTATTATTTGAAATTTCATCCTATTATTTACGTTACTTGAAACAGATTAATAAAATGACCAATGAAGCCGAAAGGGAATTGCACCAGTCAATGAAAAATAAAGAGCTATATACCTTTCTCGCTTTGGAAAAAAGTCTTGTATATTTCACGACATCTTTAAAATCCAACCGTGTCGTGCTTGATAAGATCCTTCGCTTTAATTATTTGAAAATGTATGAAGAAGACAAGGAATTGCTTGAAGACGTAATCATCGAAAACGCGCAGGCAATTGAAATGGCAGAGGTGTATCTTTCCATCCTGAGTGGGATGATGGATGCATTCGCTTCAATCATATCCAATAATGTCAATAATGCCATGAAGTTTTTAACTTCCGTGACCATCATTTTAACGCTCCCGACGATGGTGGCAAGTTTTTACGGTATGAATGTGAAGCTTCCGTTTGAGCACAATTCGTATGCTTTTATCTTCACTTTACTTGTTGCCATCACTTTAGCTGGTACGACAGCCTTCATTTTTTGGAAGAAGAAATACTTTTAA
- a CDS encoding nitric oxide synthase oxygenase, with protein sequence MSDLLQEAISFIRTSYTELLKNEDEINDRIEQIKREIKETNKYEHTYEELVYGAKLAWRNSNRCIGRFFWESLRVIDKRMVQSEDEIISSLFEHIEYATNNGNIRPVITIFKQKEQNEKIDIWNHQLIRYAGYETEYGVIGDPSSIEFTKQCLALGWEGNIGRFDILPLVVQLDGKQPKLYDIPDRLVKEVPIMHPQYNWFEELQIKWYAVPIISGMKLEIGGITYSAAPFNGWYMGTEIGARNLADEERYNMLPIIGERMGLDIKRESNLWKDRALIELNEAVLYSFKKSGVSIVDHHTAAKQFKKFEEKEALNDRGITGDWTWLIPPVSPATTHVFHKPYKNEILKPNFFYQKPPYK encoded by the coding sequence ATGAGTGATTTACTGCAAGAGGCCATTTCCTTTATCAGGACAAGCTATACGGAATTGTTAAAAAACGAAGATGAAATAAATGACAGAATAGAACAAATTAAAAGAGAAATCAAGGAAACAAACAAATATGAGCATACATATGAGGAATTAGTATACGGCGCTAAGTTAGCATGGCGCAATAGTAATCGCTGCATCGGCCGCTTTTTTTGGGAATCACTGCGGGTAATAGATAAAAGGATGGTCCAAAGTGAGGATGAAATTATTTCGTCTCTTTTTGAACATATCGAGTACGCCACGAATAACGGAAACATCAGGCCAGTGATTACCATTTTCAAGCAGAAGGAACAGAATGAAAAAATCGATATTTGGAATCATCAGCTCATTCGCTATGCGGGATATGAGACGGAATATGGTGTCATCGGTGATCCAAGCTCAATTGAATTTACGAAGCAATGTCTGGCATTGGGCTGGGAAGGTAACATTGGTCGTTTTGACATATTGCCTCTTGTGGTTCAATTGGACGGCAAGCAACCGAAGCTCTATGATATTCCGGATCGACTCGTGAAGGAAGTTCCAATCATGCACCCGCAGTACAATTGGTTCGAGGAGCTTCAAATCAAATGGTATGCTGTTCCGATCATATCAGGTATGAAATTGGAAATTGGCGGCATTACCTATTCAGCTGCCCCATTTAATGGGTGGTATATGGGGACGGAAATCGGTGCCAGAAACCTAGCGGATGAAGAGCGGTACAATATGCTCCCGATAATTGGGGAGAGGATGGGCCTGGATATCAAACGTGAATCTAATTTATGGAAGGATCGTGCCTTGATTGAATTAAATGAAGCTGTCCTGTATTCGTTCAAGAAAAGTGGGGTCAGCATTGTCGATCATCATACTGCCGCAAAGCAATTCAAGAAATTTGAAGAAAAAGAGGCTTTAAATGACCGGGGTATAACCGGGGATTGGACATGGTTAATTCCCCCTGTCTCACCAGCAACCACACACGTTTTTCACAAGCCGTATAAAAATGAAATACTGAAGCCTAATTTCTTTTATCAAAAACCTCCATATAAATAA
- a CDS encoding winged helix-turn-helix transcriptional regulator, translating into MNNTTLCPRFEKGMQILSKRWTGLIVNQLLNGPQRFCNIESAFPISGRILSERLKDLELEGIVKRDVYPETPVRIEYSLTEKGMALAPVMSEIQNWAQNWLEPTQDQ; encoded by the coding sequence ATGAATAATACGACACTTTGTCCGCGTTTTGAAAAAGGGATGCAAATTTTGAGTAAACGCTGGACTGGATTGATTGTCAATCAATTGCTAAATGGCCCTCAACGGTTTTGTAATATTGAATCCGCCTTCCCGATTAGCGGCAGGATTCTATCTGAACGTTTAAAGGACTTGGAATTGGAAGGTATAGTGAAGAGGGATGTTTACCCAGAAACGCCAGTAAGAATCGAATATTCCTTAACTGAAAAGGGCATGGCGCTTGCACCGGTAATGAGTGAAATTCAAAACTGGGCTCAAAATTGGCTTGAACCAACTCAGGATCAATGA
- a CDS encoding NAD(P)/FAD-dependent oxidoreductase — MKQANCIIIGGGIAGIQAAIQLGRYKHDIIVIDSAQGRSSIAKAYHNILGWPDGVSGSQLRNLGRQQAEKSGVKFLDDKVTTLEKIEDKFIVSTKKDSQYQADTIFLATGITDNIPPIKNLYSTLGTSTYICPDCDGHEITDKQTVVIGGGTTGVKMSLSLLYWSKNILYVNHLKTTIDEKEREKLKEGQIPLIEEKVEEVLVDDEHQLTGIQLESGRIIEASKAFTAFKGNKLNNELALQLGVQVNENDHVVTHPRTKETNITGVWAGGDLIAHSEQVTISMGDGTQAAIWIHKRLLGHPLPYD; from the coding sequence ATGAAGCAAGCAAATTGTATAATAATTGGCGGAGGCATCGCCGGCATTCAAGCAGCTATCCAGCTCGGTAGATATAAACATGATATTATCGTGATTGATTCAGCTCAAGGCCGCTCTTCCATCGCTAAGGCTTACCATAATATTCTTGGATGGCCAGATGGGGTGAGCGGCAGTCAATTAAGGAACCTGGGCAGGCAGCAAGCAGAGAAATCCGGCGTGAAATTCTTGGATGATAAGGTCACAACTCTTGAAAAGATAGAGGACAAGTTCATTGTTTCAACCAAGAAAGACAGTCAATATCAAGCCGATACGATATTTCTTGCGACGGGCATAACCGATAATATCCCGCCAATAAAAAACCTCTACTCCACGCTCGGTACTTCGACTTATATATGCCCAGACTGTGATGGGCATGAGATCACGGATAAGCAAACGGTTGTGATTGGAGGCGGAACTACAGGAGTGAAAATGTCCTTGTCCCTGTTATATTGGTCAAAAAATATTCTGTACGTAAATCACTTGAAAACAACTATAGATGAAAAGGAAAGGGAAAAGCTGAAGGAAGGCCAAATTCCCTTAATTGAAGAAAAAGTCGAGGAAGTACTTGTTGATGATGAACACCAGTTGACTGGGATACAATTGGAAAGTGGTAGAATCATTGAAGCCTCAAAAGCTTTTACAGCATTCAAAGGAAATAAACTCAACAATGAACTTGCGTTGCAATTAGGGGTGCAGGTAAATGAGAATGATCATGTCGTGACCCACCCTCGCACTAAAGAAACGAATATTACCGGAGTTTGGGCGGGCGGCGACCTGATTGCCCATTCAGAACAAGTCACCATTTCAATGGGAGATGGCACCCAAGCAGCGATATGGATTCATAAGAGACTTCTCGGACACCCCCTCCCCTATGATTGA
- a CDS encoding lmo0937 family membrane protein → MFWTIIGAIILIWVLGLVFKVAAGFIHILLIIAVILILVKVFKGRNRM, encoded by the coding sequence ATGTTTTGGACAATTATCGGTGCAATTATTTTAATATGGGTGCTTGGTTTAGTTTTTAAAGTGGCTGCCGGCTTTATACATATATTGCTTATTATCGCAGTCATCCTTATCCTGGTAAAAGTGTTCAAAGGAAGGAACCGAATGTAG
- a CDS encoding YckD family protein, producing MKKFLAICFTACALFLVNLDHPAAQDTNANPERVQFTEAQKTELAKIQKRILADKKELIGKYVEYGALTQEEADKMFSHFEKHYKMMEEHNFQVPQHRPHARHMHK from the coding sequence ATGAAAAAGTTTTTGGCCATCTGTTTCACTGCCTGTGCCCTTTTCCTCGTCAACTTGGATCATCCGGCTGCACAGGATACCAACGCAAATCCGGAAAGAGTCCAATTCACTGAAGCACAAAAAACAGAGCTTGCAAAGATTCAAAAACGAATACTCGCCGACAAAAAGGAATTGATCGGGAAATACGTAGAGTATGGTGCTCTTACACAGGAAGAAGCCGATAAAATGTTTTCGCACTTTGAAAAGCATTATAAAATGATGGAGGAACATAATTTTCAAGTTCCGCAGCACCGGCCCCATGCAAGGCATATGCATAAATGA